The Mangrovimonas cancribranchiae nucleotide sequence CAAGTTACAGGAGGAAGCATTGCTGTTAAACATCCAGATATATTCTCGTCTTGGTTAAAACGTTACGGAGGTCATAAAATAATTTTAGGAGCAGATATAAGAGACAAAAAAATTGCTATTAACGGTTGGCAAGAGCAAAGTAATTTAGAGCTTATTCCATTTATAAATAATTATATAAAAAAGGGTGTAGAATATGTTATTTGTACTGATATTAATAAAGATGGTATGTTACAAGGTCCTTCTTTAAGTTTATACAAAAATGTGATTTCTAAATGTTCAAACACCTCTATAAAGTTAATAGCCTCAGGAGGAATTTCAAATATTGAAGATTTATACAAATTAAAAAATATTGGTTGTGAAGGTGCCATTATAGGTAAAGCTTTATATGAAAATAAAATCACGTTAAAACAATTAGAAAAACTTTATTAAATGCTTACAAAACGAATAATACCTTGTTTAGATATTAAAAATGGCAGAACGGTAAAAGGAATTAACTTTTTAGGGTTAAAAGACGCTGGAGATCCTATTGAATTAGCCAAAAAATATACCGACGAAGGTGCCGATGAGTTAGTGTTTTTAGACATTTCAGCGACTCAAGAAGGTAGAAAGACAACTAAAGAAATGGTTTTAGAAATAGCAAAACAAATAAACATCCCATTTACGGTTGGAGGAGGAATTTCTAGTATTGAAGATGTTTCCATTTTATTAAATAATGGTGCCGATAAAATATCAATTAACTCATCGGCAGTAATGCATCCGGAGTTAATTAATCAATTAGCCAAAACATTTGGAAGACAATGTATAGTCGTTGCGATTGACGCCAAAAAAATTAATAATAATTGGAACGTTTATTTATCTGGTGGGAGTATACCAACAACACTAGATTTGTTTAGCTGGTCTAAAGAGGTGGAGTCTCGAGGAGCAGGAGAAATATTGTTTACTTCTATGAATCATGATGGTACTAAAAATGGTTTTGCAAATGAAGCTCTTGCTAAATTATCTTCAGAGTTAAATATTCCAGTTATAGCATCGGGTGGAGCAGGAAAACAACAACATTTCATAGATGTGTTTAAACAAGGAAAAGCCGATGCTGCTTTGGCTGCTAGCGTGTTTCATTTTGGTGAAATAGACATTATCAATTTAAAGAAAACATTAAAACAACAACAAATAGAAGTACGACTCTAATGAAAATAGATTTTAAAAAAAATATCGATGGTCTTGTTCCTGCAATTATTCAAGACTCCGAAACCAAAACAGTTCTAATGTTAGGCTATATGAATAAGGAAGCCTATAAAAAAACTATAAAGACTAAAGTGGTTACCTTCTACAGTAGATCGAAACAGCGTTTATGGACTAAAGGTGAAAAAAGCGGACACTATTTACATCTAGTAAATATTAAAATGGATTGCGATAATGATACACTACTAATTCAAGTAAAACCAAATGGTCCTACTTGTCATAAAGGTAGCGATACATGTTGGGGAGAAAGTAACATACCATCTTATGGGTTTATATCTAAATTAGAAACAATTATAACCAATAGAATAGAAGAAAGTGATTTGAATCAATCTTATGTGGCTTCACTTTTTTCAAAAGGAATAAATAAAATAGCACAAAAAGTAGGGGAGGAAGCTGTTGAAGTTATCATTGAAGCTAAAGACAACAATAATGATTTATTTTTAAACGAAACAGCCGATTTATTATTTCATTACCTAATACTATTACAAGCCAAGGGTTATAGTATTAATGATGTGGTTAAAGTGCTAAAAAAAAGGCATTAGATAAATACTAGTGCCTTAATCGTTTATATTGTGTAAATAGTTTTTAAGAAATCCATTGCTTTCTTGATGCGTATTGAGAAAACCAAACCAAGAAAATAGCAAAAACTACAATTGCTGTGGTCATTCCCATATTATCTAGATGGCCTTCGGCAAACGAATATCCCATTTGAATAAGTACAGCTAACAAGGATACCCAGAATAATAATTTAGCAATTATTTTTCTTATAAAAAGCGCTAAACAACCTAGAACGCCACTAAAAACAGCAATAGCAAATACCGCTGTGTACCAAGCAGGCATGCTATTAATAATATTTAGTTGTTCTTCAGTATAACCGCTTCTCCAAGCTTCGGTATTATAGGCTTGTCCTAAATACTGCATAACTCCCATGGCGTTCCATATAAGGGCAATTACAGCTATAATCCAATACCAAATTGGGGGCTTTGATGTAGTCGATTTTGTTGTCATAAAATTAATTTTGATTGGTTAGTTACAGTACAAGTTAGGAAAAATTTGCCATATAATTAAAAAAAGCTACTTTCGGCAATTAGAAATTATCATGTCGGCATTTGCACCCAAAAAATATTATTACGTTTTTAAAATCCAGTATTTAGGATATCGATTTCATGGTTGGCAAAAACAACCCAACTTAAAAACATTACATTTAATGGTCGATAGAACCTTTAAATATGTTCTAGAAGGGAAACCGTTTAAAACATTAACATCTGGAAGAACAGATGCTATGGTATCTGCTAATGAAACAGCGTTTGAACTGTTTTTAGAGCATGAAATAGAAGATTATGACAAGTTTTTAGAGTGGTTTAACTATAATTTACCACAAGATATTAGGGCGTTATCTATAACAGAAGTAGATAATAACTTCAATATTATACAGCATCCTAAAGTTAAAGAGTACATTTATCTTTTTGCTCATGGTGAAAAATGCCATCCATTTTGTGCATCAATTTTAACGACTATCTTAGATAAGCTTGATATAGACATTATGATGCAAGGCGCCAAGTTGTTTGAAGGCTGTCATAATTTTAAAGATTATTGTTATAAAGCTACAGGTGAAGGCAAGTACGAACGTACTATTTTTACTTGCGAGATAGTTGAAAACACAGCGTACACCGCCAATTTTTTTCCAGAAAAAACCTATATGTTGCGAGTACAGGGCGAAGGTTTTGGACGAAATCAAATAAGACTCATGATGGGAGCCTTAATAAGACTAGGCAAAGGCGACATAACTTTGGACTATATTAAAACATCTCTTAAAATACCAAGCGAGACACCCTACTACTACATTGCTCCAGCCTCTGGTTTAATTTTAAATAAATTAGATTTTAAATAAAATATAGTATTGTACAGCTTCCTGCTAGTATTAAATTCAGTAAATAAAGTTACCTTTGCACTATGATAAATTTAGGAGAATACAATACGCTAGAAATACTTAGAGAGAGAGAACCTGGATTATTTCTTGGCGACCAAGACGATAATGAAATTCTGTTACCTAATAGATATGTTCCTAAAGAGTTTAATATAGGTGATAAGTTAGAAGTTTTCGTGTATTTAGATAATGAAGAACGTCCTGTTGCCACAACCGATAAACCCTATATTAAAAAAGGCGATTTTGCATTATTACGTTGTAATGAAGTAACTAAATATGGTGCTTTTTTAGATTGGGGAATGGTTAAAGAATTGTTTTGTCCGTTTAAGGAACAAGCCTTTAAAATGACGCCAGGCCTATGGTATTTTGTATATTGTTATTTAGATGAAGAAACCAATAGATTAGCCGCTTCCAGTAAAACAAACCATTTTTTAGATAACAGTACTTTAACTGTAGAAAAGTTTGATGAAGTTGATATTATTATATCGCATCCAAGCGAATTTGGTATGAATGTCGTAGTTAACAAAAAACATTTAGGCCTAATTTTTAAGGATAATATCTTTAAAGAACTTAATATAGGCGATCGTATGAAAGGGTATGTTAAAAAAGTACGCCACGATAATAAGTTAGATATTGTTCTAAATCAAATAGGGTACAAAAATATTGAACCTACAGCAGAAAAAATCCTTCAAGAATTAGAAGACAATAGCGGATTTTTACCACTACACGATAAATCTTCACCAGAAGACATAAAAGAATCTCTTGAAATGAGTAAGAAAAGCTTTAAAAAAGCTATTGGCTCTCTATACAAGCAAAAGCTAATAGATATTAAAAACGAAGGCATTTATTTAAAATAAAAGCTACGTAAGGTTAATTAATTTTTTAAAAGCAGTTTTATTGGCTACCCAATTAGAGGCTTCTAAAAGTGAGGTGAAACGCTCTCGTTTTAAATTAAAATAATAATCTTCAACAGCTAAAACACGCTTAGTATTTAAGTTATAAGTAACTATAGCATAAGCAGATATTTGATTAAGTTTTTCAAAATGCCTATTCATATCTATAACATCTATAGAGTAAGAATTTATACGATTAGATATAAACCCATACGTGTCTCCCTTATAGTAGTCAAGTAACAAGTCGTAAACCTCCTTTAAATCATTAAAAGAAACACAAACGCCTTGTTTAAATTCTGCAATCAAATAATTTTCAAAAAAATGAAAATCACCAATTTCAAGACAATAAGTCGCTTCAACATGTTTAGCTATTGGAGATTCTAAAACTTTCATAATCAATAATTAATCGCGCAAAATTACATACTAATAAGAGTCTATTTAAAAAAATAAATAGTTATTAGATGTAATTACTTATTTTTACGGCGAAATAGATTATTATGAGTAAAATTAACTGGGAAACAGTAAAAGAATACGAAGATATTACCTACAAAAAGTGTGATGGTGTAGCACGAATAGCGTTTAACAGACCTAATATTAGAAATGCCTTTCGCCCAAAAACAACAAGCGAATTATATGATGCATTTTATCATGCCAATGAAGATACAAGTATTGGCGTGGTGTTACTTTCTGCCGAAGGACCATCGACAAAAGATGGTATCTGGAGTTTTTGTTCTGGAGGCGATCAAAAGGCAAGAGGGCATCAAGGATATGTAGGAGACGATGGCTACCACAGATTAAATATTTTAGAAGTGCAACGGTTAATACGTTTTATGCCAAAAGCTGTTATTGCTGTTGTTCCTGGCTGGGCTGTTGGTGGTGGACACAGTTTACACGTAGTATGCGATTTAACTTTAGCCAGTAAAGAACATGCCATTTTTAAACAAACCGACGCCGATGTTACAAGTTTTGATGGCGGTTACGGATCGGCTTATTTAGCTAAAATGGTTGGCCAGAAAAAAGCGCGCGAAATTTTCTTTTTAGGAAGAAACTACTCGGCACAGGAAGCTTACGAAATGGGAATGGTTAATGCAGTTATTCCTCATGAAGATTTAGAAAATACAGCCTATGAATGGGCTCAGGAAATTTTAGCAAAATCACCAATATCCATTAAAATGCTAAAATTTGCCATGAATCTTACCGATGATGGTATGGTTGGCCAACAAGTATTTGCTGGAGAAGCAACCAGACTTGCATACATGACAGACGAAGCAAAAGAAGGTCGCAATGCTTTTCTAGAGAAAAGAAAACCTAATTTTGATAAAAAATGGATTCCTTAATCTAAACTAACCTGCTTTTATGAACAATTTTAAAAAGTGGCTTTCTGCCTTTAGGTTAAGAACGTTACCACTTTCTGTGTCTGGAATAATTATAGCTGGCTCTTTGGCCGGCTATAATGGTCTTTTTAAGCTAAGTACTTTTGTATTAGCGTTATTAACAACAATAAGCTTACAAATTTTATCTAATATCGCTAATGATTATGGCGATGGTACTAAAGGAACAGATAACGACGATAGAATAGGCCCTAAGCGCGCTATTCAAAGTGGCGATATATCACCGTCGCAAATGTTTAGTGCTATTAAAATTAATATTCTTATTACCATTTTATTAGCGTTTTTACTTGTTTTTACATCATTTGGTTCAAAAAATGTTTTATTAGCTTTTATTTTTATTGGTTTAGGTGTGCTTTCAATTTACGCGGCTTTAAAGTATACCGTGGGTAATAATCCTTATGGATATAAAGGTTTAGGCGATATTTTTGTGTTTATCTTTTTTGGTCTTGTAAGTGTTATTGGTTGCTATATTTTATTTGCTAAAAAAATTGACCATATTACCATATTGCCAGCTTGTACAATAGGCTTACTTAGTGTTGGCGTATTAAACCTTAATAATTTAAGAGATATTGAATCTGATAAAAAAGCAAATAAAAACACCATAGCTGTTAAATTAGGATTTATTAATGCCAAAAGATATCATTATACACTAATTGGTTTGGCTATTTTGTTGTCGTTTATGTATGGTGTATTATACTATGTTTCTATATGGAATATTATGTTTTTTATCACTTACATTCCTTTAATTGCTCATATGCTAAGGGTAAAAAGAACAACTAATCCTGTAAATTTAGATCCGGAACTCAAAAAACTAGCCTTAACAACATTTCTTTTAAGTACCTTATTAGCTATAGGGCATTTACTTTAAAATAAAACACATAAATAGTTGTTTTTCAGGTGTTTAATTCGTATTTTTAAAGAGTAGATATTATTTATCGACATTATGAAGTGCTTAAAAAGCTTCATATTTTTGGGGATTGAAAACTCAAACAGATTTTTAATAAAATTTGTTTGAGTTTTTGTATTTTCAACCTATAACTAAAAACTAAATATTGTAATGAAAATAACATTCTACGGACACGCTTCTTTAGGAATTCAAATAGAAGATGTCCATATTTTGGTAGATCCATTTATAAGCGCAAATGAGAAAGCATCTCACATAGATATAAATAGCTTAAAAGCAGATTACATTTTAATAACACATGCGCATCAAGATCATATTCTGGATGTAGAAAGTATTGCAAAACAAACCAAAGCTGTTATTGTTTCTAATTTTGAAATCGCTACACATTATCAAAATAAAGGGTTCGAAGTACACCCTATGAATCATGGCGGCTCTTGGGGTTTTGAATTTGGTACCGTTAAATATGTTAATGCTATTCATACGTCGTCTTTTCCAGATGGTAGTTATGGCGGGCAACCGGGTGGCTTTGTTATAGAAGGTGAGCACAAAAATATTTACATAGCAGGCGATACGGCATTAACTATGGATATGAAGTTAATCCCGTTACAAACAAAACTAGATTTAGCTATTTTACCAATAGGAGATAATTTTACTATGGGAATAGATGATGCTATTTTAGCAAGTGATTTTGTTGCTTGTGACAAAATACTAGGTTACCATTACGACACGTTTGGTTACATAGAAATAGATCATGAAGAAGCCAAACGAAAGTTTTTCGATAAGAATAAAGATTTAATGCTTCTAGAAATAGGAGAGCGTATTGAGTTGTAAAACAATTTTTTGATAAAAAAACGTCCACTAAAAATATTTTTAGTGGACGTTACTTTTAAAAAGCAGCTTCATTAAAAATGATTAAAGGCACTTTAGCATGATGACTTATAGATTTACTTTGGCTTTTATTAAACAGCCTTTCAAAAAAGCCATGCTTCTTAGCTATCACACATATCATATCTAATTGACGACTTTCACTAAATATTCTCGTACCTAACTCAACCGAAACATCGGTTAAGTTATAAAAAGTAGTAGGTATAGGCTTTAAATAGCTTTCTAACTCAATTTTGCTTGATAACATTTCAGCAGATAATTCTTTATGTTTATTTAAAACATGTACCACAGAAATTTTAGACTCGTAGTGTAGCGCAACATCTTTTAATAAATCTAACCCTTTATCGTACGATTTTATAGAGTAATCTACAGCAAAACCAATTTCTTTTACATCTTTTAAAACCGCATTTGTAGGAACAGCAATAATAGGACAAGGTAATTTACCAATAAGATTGGCCGTATTACTACCTAAAGTAACTTCTTTTAATCCACTAGCACCTTTTGTTCCTAAAATAACAGCATCTATATTAAGCTTTTTAACTTGTTCTTCAACAGCACCAGTAAAATAGTCGTTTGCTATTATGGTTTTAAATGCATGATTTTCGTTTAACGGCAGACTATTTACTTGCTTTAATACTTTTTGTAATCCTAAGGTGGCTTCATTTTTCATAGACTCCATAATTACAGAATTAGCGCGTTTAGATGTAACTGCTGTAGAAGGTGCAGAAACCTGAGGCTCATAAGAATGCATTAAATAAAATGTACACTCGCCATCTTGAAATAAATTTATAGCGTATTCTATAGCTTCCCAGGAATTTTGCGAGAAATCTGTAGGTAGTAATATATTTTTCATGAATTTGTGCTTTAAATTGATTGTTAGTTAAATTTAAAAATTTTTTATCTAATTATTCATGACATTTGTTATATAAAAAAATACTAATCTATTGTTGTTAACAAAGACAAAGAAAAATCTACACTGTATTTGTTAAATCTACTGAAACTTCTTATAAGTAAAAATACGACTTTACAATGCATTTTATACCCAAACGTATGATGATGCTTAATGTTATGGTTAGCGCATACTATTGTAAAGCACAAGATAAACACTAGTGTTGTTCAGGTTTTCGCCAAGTGATTTTGATACCAAAATTTGGAACACGTTAAAAAGCATAGAATTTAGAGAGAATGTTTGCGAATATGCTTTAGAAAAGTAGTAATAGATATTATCTTACTTGGCTTTTTATTACAAATTTGTGCAACAGTTTTGGGAAAAATCGTTTGAGGTACACACCTAAAACTTCTTTTTTCCCAATATAGACTTCAAATTTTTCACGTTCAATAGCCGTTATCATTTTTTTTGAAAAAGTTTCAACCGTTAATCCGTTTTGTGTGGCTTCGTCTTGAGAGTTTTGTTGAGAACCGTCACCTGTTAACGCATTACGCGCCACATTGGTGTTTACAAAACCGGGACAAATCATCGTGACTTTTATTTGGTCCTTTTGGTGTTCCATCCGTAGTGCATCAAAAAAACCATGCAAAGCATGTTTAACACCACAATACGCTGAGCGGTAAGGCGAAGAAAATTTCCCCATTAAACTGGTAACGGTTACAAAATGACCGTTTTGTTTTTTAATAAAGTAGGGAAGGAGAGCTTTACTTAAGGAAATAGTACCTAGATAATCTATTTCCATAAGTTTTTTATCAACTTCAATACTAGTTTCTATAATCAGGGAACGCTGGCTTATACCTCCATTATTAATTAAAACATCAATAGTACCAAAGCACTTTAAGGCCTTTTCTACAACTGTGTTCATATTGCCATAGTGTGTCAAATCAAAAGGAACAATAGCGACTTGGTTTGGGTGCTTGCATTGTTGTTTAACGGCTTCTAACTCCTCTTTTCTTCGGGATGAGAGTATGAGTTTACAGTTGTGTTTTTTGGACAATTCCAGTGCTAATCCTTTGCCAATACCACTACTGGCACCTGTAATCCAAATAACGTTATTATTCAAAGTCATAAAAGAAATTTAACCTTTTATAGGTGGTTTTTTGTCATCAAAATGTTCTAACCACTCGTTTCGTAAATCATCACTTAATTTTCCTGTGCCATCGTGCTTCCATCCTGGTGGTTTAATCATATAATTTAAGCGATCTTTTAAAGATTTTTTTCCTAAAAAAGCATCTTTAAACATATAAAACCATTCAATAAAAGCAATTTTTATAGGATTGTAAGTATTGATGTTTTTTACCAAACCATACTGTACTTTTTCATGTTCTAACTCAGGTTGAAATGTCCCAAACAGTTTATCCCAAATAATTAATATCCCTGCGTGATTTCTGTCTAAATAAATAGGATTACTGCCATGATGTACACGATGATGAGATGGCGTATTAAAAACAGCTTCAAACCACTGGGGCATTTTGTCAATAGTTTCCGTATGAATCCAAAATTGATATAATAAACTAATAGACATTTGTAGTAAAATCATAGCAGGATGAAAGCCTAATAATGGTAGCCATAACCAAAAAATAAACGAATAAAACCCGCCAGACCATGTTTGTCGCAATGCTGTACTTAAATTGTAATGTTGGGATGAGTGATGCACCACATGTGATGCCCAAAATAAACGGCATTCATGCGAAATTCGGTGAAACCAATAATATGAAATATCATCAGCAAAAAATAACAATACAAAACTCCACCAAGCTACAGGAATAGTAAATAACCTGAAGTTATTATAAATAAGCACAAATGCCCATAACACAATAGCCTTACTTAAAAAACCAAGAAAGACATTGCCCAATCCCATAGCTATTGAGGCAATAGCATCTTTGGTTTCGTAACCTTTAGTTTCCTTAAACTTCTCACGTGTTGTAACATACAATTCTAGTGCCATTGATAGCACAAAAAATGGAATAGCAAAGTGAATGATGTTTGGAAAATCTGGCATTAAGTAAGATATTTGTGTCTTTAAAAATAGCGCTTTTTTTCAAAAAAAATCTATTGTCCAGATTTAACTATCAAAAATAATTTTTTATCATGATAAGAATATCCCGTGTTTTATTTCTTTGTATTACATTCACACTATTTACACAAATTACAAAAGCCCAAAACCCTAATCAACTAGGGGCTTGGTATATGTATTTTTACGATACTCAGTTTAATGAGAGTCAATTTGGTGTACAAGGAGATATTCAATACAGAAACTGGAATATCATGGGCGATTTAGAGCAATTGCTATTACGATCTGGAGTCACTTACAGGCCAAAAAATACCACTTTAAAACTAACTTTAGGATATGCACATGTTACGTCTGGTGCTTTGGGCGAAAGTAATGATACTTCAACCGAAAGTAGAATTTATCAAGAAGCCTTATTGCCACAGAAAATAGGAGAGCACATTCATTTAACCCACCGTTTTCGTTATGAACAGCGTTTTGTGGAAAACCAAGATTTTAGAACGCGCTATCGTTATAATCTGTTTATGAATATTCCATTTAACAAAGAAGGAACATTTAATAAAAATACTATTTATGCGGCGTTATACAATGAACTGTTCATTAACGGACAGCAAGATATTGGAGATAACAGAACCGTTGAGTTTTTTGATAGAAATCGTACTTATTTAGGAATTGGTTATGTTTTAAATCCTAAAATTAAATTTCAGTTAGGGTGGATGAATCAAAAAACAAACGCACAAGGTAAAGGACAATTACAAGTAAGCATGCATCATAAATTTTAATTTTTGATGTATTTTTAACCTCCATAAATAAATGATAGCTACTTACAAAAAATATCTTCTCGAATTTAAACGCCCTAGTGGAACTTCTAGAGGGGTTTTAAAAACTAAAGAGACCTGGTTTATTATTATTAAAAAAAATGGGAAACAAGGTATAGGAGAATGTGGTATTTTACGCGGCTTAAGTGCCGACGACAGACCTGATTACGAACAACAACTTAAATGGACTTGCCGAAATATCCATTTAGGTTTAGAAGAATTATATAAAGAAAATATAGAATTTCCAAGCATACAGTTTGGATTGGAAATGGCATTTAAATCGTTGGAAAGCGAAACGCCTTTTGAGTTATTTCCTTCGGAATTCACAAGCGGACATGCTTCCATACCCATAAACGGATTAATTTGGATGGGAGACAAATCCTTTATGAAACAACAAATTCAAGATAAAATCAATTTAGGATTTTCTTGTATTAAAATGAAAATAGGTGCTATCGATTTTCAAACAGAATATAATTTACTAAAATCCATACGGGCAGAATTTTCTAAAGATGATATTGAATTGCGTGTAGATGCTAATGGTGCTTTTAAATACAATGAAGCTTTAGAAAAACTAAAGTACTTAAGTGAACTAGATTTACATTCTATAGAACAACCCATAAGGCAAGGTCAACCGCAGGAAATGGCAAGACTTTGTGAAGAGACACCATTACCCATTGCATTAGATGAAGAATTAATTGGCGTGTTTCATGTAACAGAAAAACAAAAACTGCTACAAACCATACAACCACAGTATATTATTTTAAAACCAA carries:
- a CDS encoding o-succinylbenzoate synthase, with protein sequence MIATYKKYLLEFKRPSGTSRGVLKTKETWFIIIKKNGKQGIGECGILRGLSADDRPDYEQQLKWTCRNIHLGLEELYKENIEFPSIQFGLEMAFKSLESETPFELFPSEFTSGHASIPINGLIWMGDKSFMKQQIQDKINLGFSCIKMKIGAIDFQTEYNLLKSIRAEFSKDDIELRVDANGAFKYNEALEKLKYLSELDLHSIEQPIRQGQPQEMARLCEETPLPIALDEELIGVFHVTEKQKLLQTIQPQYIILKPSFVGGWQGSQEWINLSNKQHIGWWITSALESNVGLNAIAQWTHTLKNSMPQGLGTGSLFTNNVDSPLVVKNGTLSYHSNLNWKFNL